In a single window of the Nocardioides sp. L-11A genome:
- a CDS encoding glycerophosphodiester phosphodiesterase family protein: protein MPTVRPQVVAHRGASHELAEHTLGAYLEALDAGADGLECDVRLTADGHLVCVHDRDLRRTAANKGIVSTMDLADLSELDFAAWKNPWADLDDEAPEEDENLRGVLTLRKLLETVADYDRRVEVAIETKHPTRYGGLVEKRLVEMLRDFGWDQAGAPVRVMSFSFTALQRVERLAPEIQLVQLLDKPNYWQMVRRVIGGDWTVGPGIKMLREHPRVGESIARSGRDIHVWTVNEEEDLERCLDLGVTAVISDRPRYMIDLLEQRFGPDQ from the coding sequence GTGCCCACCGTCCGACCGCAGGTGGTCGCCCACCGCGGCGCCAGTCACGAGCTCGCCGAGCACACCCTGGGTGCCTATCTGGAGGCGCTGGACGCCGGCGCCGACGGCCTGGAGTGCGACGTCCGGCTCACCGCCGACGGCCACCTGGTCTGCGTGCACGACCGTGACCTGCGCCGCACCGCCGCCAACAAGGGCATCGTGTCGACGATGGACCTCGCGGACCTCTCCGAGCTCGACTTCGCCGCCTGGAAGAACCCGTGGGCGGACCTCGACGACGAGGCGCCCGAGGAGGACGAGAATCTGCGTGGCGTCCTCACCCTGCGCAAGCTCCTGGAGACCGTCGCGGACTACGACCGCCGGGTCGAGGTGGCGATCGAGACCAAGCACCCGACGCGGTACGGCGGCCTGGTGGAGAAGCGGCTCGTCGAGATGCTGCGGGACTTCGGCTGGGACCAGGCCGGCGCGCCGGTGCGGGTGATGAGCTTCTCCTTCACCGCGCTGCAGCGCGTCGAGCGGCTCGCGCCCGAGATCCAGCTGGTCCAACTGCTCGACAAGCCCAACTACTGGCAGATGGTCCGGCGGGTGATCGGCGGCGACTGGACCGTCGGTCCCGGCATCAAGATGCTGCGCGAGCACCCGCGGGTCGGCGAGTCGATCGCCCGTAGCGGTCGCGACATCCACGTCTGGACGGTCAACGAGGAGGAGGACCTCGAGCGCTGTCTCGACCTCGGGGTGACGGCCGTGATCAGCGACCGGCCGAGATACATGATCGACCTGCTGGAGCAGCGGTTCGGGCCCGACCAGTAG
- a CDS encoding SDR family NAD(P)-dependent oxidoreductase, whose protein sequence is MGHRRTRDADAVVTGAGSGIGRAFARELARRGGRVICADLDETHAKETVAAIAAAGGEALPVACDVAEIAQVQRLHDTALDWLGRAPRLVVNNAGIGAGGRTVGDAPLADWQRTLGVNLWGVIHGCHVFVPTLRAAGRGGVINVASAAGFTAAPRMGAYNVSKAGVVSLSETLAAELAGTGIAVTVLCPTFVRTNIFDGDLIDPAAAGLARRIAKLVGFSAERVARTTLDAHDKGRLYVVPQLDAQLLWRTKRLLPAPYTRVAGLLGRFAPDEEGADR, encoded by the coding sequence ATGGGACACCGCCGCACCCGGGACGCCGACGCCGTCGTGACCGGGGCGGGCAGCGGCATCGGCCGCGCCTTCGCCCGCGAGCTCGCCCGCCGCGGCGGGCGCGTGATCTGCGCCGACCTCGACGAGACCCACGCCAAGGAGACCGTGGCCGCGATCGCGGCGGCCGGCGGCGAGGCGCTCCCGGTCGCCTGCGACGTCGCCGAGATCGCCCAGGTCCAGCGTCTCCACGACACCGCGCTCGACTGGCTCGGCCGGGCCCCGCGCCTGGTGGTCAACAACGCCGGCATCGGCGCCGGTGGCCGGACGGTCGGCGACGCTCCCCTGGCCGACTGGCAACGGACCCTCGGCGTGAACCTGTGGGGTGTCATCCACGGCTGTCACGTCTTCGTGCCGACCCTGCGGGCGGCGGGCCGCGGCGGCGTCATCAACGTCGCGTCCGCCGCGGGCTTCACCGCCGCACCCCGGATGGGCGCCTACAACGTCAGCAAGGCAGGCGTCGTCAGCCTGTCCGAGACCCTGGCCGCCGAGCTGGCGGGCACCGGCATCGCGGTCACCGTGCTCTGCCCGACCTTCGTCAGGACCAACATCTTCGACGGCGACCTGATCGACCCCGCCGCTGCCGGCCTCGCCCGCCGCATCGCCAAGCTGGTGGGCTTCTCCGCCGAACGGGTCGCTCGCACCACACTCGACGCCCACGACAAGGGCCGGCTGTACGTCGTCCCGCAGCTCGACGCGCAGCTGCTCTGGCGCACCAAGCGCCTGCTCCCCGCCCCCTACACCCGCGTCGCCGGCCTGCTGGGCCGGTTCGCTCCCGACGAGGAAGGTGCCGACCGATGA
- a CDS encoding alpha/beta hydrolase, which yields MRLQNSGSSRGSARSRLAATVTARTLRPLTTAIPLNRAGIRFSRRLVAGSLAAFGPPLRGSRTVRVTRPAASGPSVRGEWVRGPGAEREDAVLLYVHGSAFTICSARTHRGLTTRLSARTGLPVFACDYRLAPSHRFPSAADDVRAAYDWLLGEGHDPARIVLAADSAGGHLAVDLALELIREGRTPPAALVAFSPVLDLSMSLAAARERMRPDPMISAAKAARMLDLYVAGHDPRAARLAFTFDGADRFPPTLVQAGGAEMLAADAIELARGLSSSGADCRLEIWPDQMHVFQALPRIVPEADRALDVAAAFVDDQLEVQRRRSALTLVRPAQEA from the coding sequence ATGCGCCTTCAGAATTCGGGCTCGTCCCGCGGCTCCGCGCGCAGCCGGTTGGCGGCCACGGTGACCGCCCGGACCCTGCGCCCGCTGACCACGGCGATCCCGCTCAACCGCGCGGGCATCCGGTTCTCCCGCCGGCTCGTCGCCGGCAGTCTCGCCGCGTTCGGGCCCCCGCTGCGCGGCAGCCGGACGGTCCGGGTCACCCGGCCCGCGGCGAGCGGCCCGTCCGTCCGCGGCGAGTGGGTCCGCGGCCCCGGGGCCGAGCGCGAGGACGCCGTGCTGCTCTACGTCCACGGCAGCGCCTTCACGATCTGCTCGGCCCGCACCCACCGCGGCCTCACCACCCGGCTGTCCGCCCGCACCGGCCTCCCGGTCTTCGCCTGCGACTACCGGCTGGCGCCCTCCCACCGCTTCCCCAGCGCTGCCGACGACGTCCGAGCGGCGTACGACTGGCTGCTCGGGGAGGGCCACGACCCGGCCCGGATCGTGCTCGCGGCCGACTCCGCCGGCGGACACCTCGCCGTCGACCTGGCTCTCGAGCTGATCCGCGAGGGTCGTACGCCGCCCGCGGCCCTCGTCGCGTTCTCGCCGGTGCTCGACCTCTCGATGTCGCTGGCCGCGGCCCGGGAGCGGATGCGCCCGGACCCGATGATCTCCGCGGCCAAGGCGGCGCGGATGCTCGACCTGTACGTCGCCGGCCACGACCCGAGGGCCGCCCGGCTGGCGTTCACCTTCGACGGCGCCGACCGGTTCCCGCCGACGCTGGTGCAGGCCGGCGGTGCGGAGATGCTCGCAGCCGACGCGATCGAGCTCGCCCGCGGCCTGTCGTCCAGCGGCGCCGACTGCCGCCTGGAGATCTGGCCCGACCAGATGCACGTCTTCCAGGCGCTGCCCCGGATCGTGCCGGAGGCCGATCGCGCGCTCGACGTCGCCGCCGCCTTCGTCGACGACCAGCTCGAGGTCCAGCGGCGCCGCAGCGCACTGACCCTCGTCCGACCCGCCCAGGAGGCCTGA
- a CDS encoding NAD(P)/FAD-dependent oxidoreductase, which yields MSTTTTPDHEVVIVGGGFSGIGAAILLSRAGFDDYLLLEAGDGLGGAWHWNTYPGVAVDIPSFSYQFSFEQVAGWSRVYAPGRELKAYAEHCVDRYDVRRRTRLRTTVTAASFDDEAHLWRLEIEGGAPITARYVIGATGVLTQPKLPDIDGIADFAGTVMHTARWDHSVDLTDRRVAVIGTGASAVQAIPHLAAAARHLTVFQRTPIWCLPKPDAPLPTPARMALRMVPGARRMSRLASQSFVEATFPVAAHFAGLVPVAAVGERIGHAYLRRAVRDPGTRAKLTPAYALGCKRPSFSNAYLPTFNRANVTLETAGIASVTTTGVRTVDGGEHAADVLVLATGFKVFEKGNMPPFAVRGADGLDLEKWWEENHFQAYQGVSVPGFPNFFTILGPYGYNGSSYFNLIETQSAHIVRALRRARQVGATRVEVTPEANAAYLASALGRRRHQVFFQESCGLANSYYFDAHGDVPFRPATTLETMWAARRYPLDAYAFTG from the coding sequence ATGAGCACCACCACCACGCCCGACCACGAGGTCGTCATCGTCGGGGGCGGATTCTCCGGCATCGGCGCCGCGATCCTGCTGTCCCGGGCGGGCTTCGACGACTACCTGCTCCTCGAGGCCGGCGACGGCCTCGGCGGCGCGTGGCACTGGAACACCTATCCCGGCGTGGCCGTCGACATCCCCTCCTTCAGCTACCAGTTCTCCTTCGAGCAGGTCGCCGGCTGGTCGCGGGTCTACGCCCCGGGGCGGGAGCTCAAGGCGTACGCCGAGCACTGCGTCGACAGGTACGACGTGCGCCGGCGCACCCGGCTGCGCACCACGGTCACCGCCGCGTCCTTCGACGACGAGGCCCATCTGTGGCGGCTGGAGATCGAGGGCGGCGCCCCCATCACGGCCCGCTACGTCATCGGCGCGACCGGGGTGCTCACCCAGCCGAAACTGCCCGACATCGACGGGATCGCCGACTTCGCCGGGACGGTCATGCACACCGCCCGCTGGGACCACAGCGTCGACCTGACCGACCGGCGGGTGGCGGTGATCGGCACCGGGGCCTCGGCCGTGCAGGCGATCCCCCACCTCGCCGCCGCCGCGCGGCACCTCACCGTCTTCCAGCGCACGCCGATCTGGTGCCTGCCCAAGCCCGACGCGCCCCTGCCCACGCCGGCCCGGATGGCGCTGCGGATGGTGCCCGGCGCACGCCGGATGAGCCGGCTGGCCAGCCAGAGCTTCGTGGAGGCCACCTTCCCGGTGGCCGCCCACTTCGCCGGTCTGGTGCCGGTCGCCGCGGTGGGCGAGCGGATCGGCCATGCCTATCTGCGCCGCGCCGTCCGCGATCCCGGGACGCGGGCGAAGCTGACGCCGGCGTACGCCCTCGGCTGCAAGCGGCCGAGCTTCTCCAATGCGTACCTGCCGACCTTCAACCGCGCGAACGTGACCCTGGAGACGGCGGGCATCGCGAGCGTCACCACCACGGGCGTGCGGACGGTCGACGGCGGCGAGCACGCGGCCGACGTACTGGTGCTGGCGACCGGCTTCAAGGTGTTCGAGAAGGGCAACATGCCGCCGTTCGCGGTGCGCGGCGCCGACGGGCTCGACCTGGAGAAATGGTGGGAGGAGAACCACTTCCAGGCCTACCAGGGCGTGAGCGTGCCCGGCTTCCCGAACTTCTTCACGATCCTGGGGCCGTACGGCTACAACGGCTCGTCGTACTTCAACCTGATCGAGACCCAGAGCGCCCACATCGTGCGCGCCCTGCGCCGCGCGCGGCAGGTCGGCGCCACCCGGGTCGAGGTGACTCCCGAGGCCAACGCCGCCTATCTCGCGAGCGCGCTGGGGCGCCGGCGCCACCAGGTGTTCTTCCAGGAGTCGTGCGGGCTGGCCAACAGCTACTACTTCGACGCCCATGGGGACGTGCCCTTCCGGCCGGCGACCACACTGGAGACGATGTGGGCGGCGCGGAGGTACCCGCTCGACGCCTACGCGTTCACCGGCTGA
- a CDS encoding putative protein N(5)-glutamine methyltransferase, which produces MSAPAPDHALVARLRAAGCVFAEEEAEVLRTSASSPAHLEDLVRRRIAGEPLEYVVGWVAFDGGRVAVEPGVFVPRQRTAYLVELAAPPLARGDTVLDLCCGTGALGLALARRVPGLVVHAGDIDPAAVACAARNLAEVRGTAAVGDLASAFSPVLRGTVAVIVANVPYVPTHAVALMPPESRDHEPRGTVDGGPDGLDLLRRVAALAPGWLRPGGTVLSEVSRAQTPSARAAFADAGLAATVHHDEEREATVVSGRRSL; this is translated from the coding sequence GTGTCCGCGCCCGCACCCGACCACGCGCTCGTCGCCCGGCTCCGTGCCGCGGGGTGCGTGTTCGCCGAGGAGGAGGCCGAGGTGCTGCGGACCTCCGCCTCCTCGCCCGCGCACCTCGAGGACCTGGTCCGGCGCCGGATCGCCGGCGAGCCCCTGGAGTACGTCGTCGGCTGGGTCGCCTTCGACGGCGGCCGGGTCGCCGTCGAGCCGGGCGTGTTCGTCCCCCGCCAGCGCACGGCGTACCTCGTCGAGCTGGCGGCCCCGCCCCTCGCCCGCGGCGACACCGTCCTCGACCTGTGCTGCGGCACCGGAGCGCTGGGCCTCGCGCTCGCCCGACGGGTGCCCGGCCTGGTCGTGCACGCCGGCGACATCGACCCCGCCGCGGTCGCCTGCGCGGCGCGCAACCTCGCGGAGGTCCGTGGGACCGCGGCAGTCGGCGACCTGGCCTCGGCATTCTCGCCCGTCCTGCGCGGCACCGTCGCCGTGATCGTCGCCAACGTCCCCTATGTCCCGACCCACGCCGTGGCCCTGATGCCGCCCGAGTCCCGTGACCACGAGCCGCGCGGCACGGTCGACGGCGGCCCGGACGGGCTCGACCTGCTCCGCCGGGTCGCGGCTCTCGCGCCCGGCTGGCTGCGCCCCGGAGGCACCGTGCTCTCCGAGGTCTCCCGCGCCCAGACCCCCTCCGCCCGCGCCGCCTTCGCCGACGCCGGTCTGGCCGCCACCGTCCATCACGACGAGGAGCGGGAAGCGACCGTGGTGTCCGGCCGAAGGTCCTTGTAA
- a CDS encoding TetR/AcrR family transcriptional regulator, producing MEAAARAPRRRYAGKSADERRAERRAALVAAALEIWQESGWAAVTMRGVCARASLTDRYFYESFADRDALLAALWDQVRDETLAMLLGAIEPHADDDPLVQLRAALFVVVHHIGDEPQRAQIIFGDHAGSAVLEQRRRETIQMAVDLLIDLARPHLRPDADETGLRVSVLLGIGGFVETVLAWRSGLVEVDADALVEHLTAVGAALAPRFLLS from the coding sequence GTGGAAGCTGCAGCTCGCGCCCCGCGCCGTCGGTACGCCGGCAAGTCGGCCGACGAGCGCCGTGCCGAGCGCCGCGCGGCCCTGGTCGCCGCTGCCCTGGAGATCTGGCAGGAGAGTGGCTGGGCGGCGGTCACCATGCGCGGCGTGTGCGCCCGGGCGAGCCTGACCGACCGGTACTTCTACGAGAGCTTCGCCGATCGCGACGCCCTGCTCGCGGCGTTGTGGGACCAGGTGCGCGACGAGACCCTCGCCATGCTGCTGGGCGCCATCGAGCCGCACGCCGACGACGACCCGCTGGTCCAGCTGCGCGCCGCGCTGTTCGTCGTGGTGCACCACATCGGCGATGAGCCGCAGCGCGCGCAGATCATCTTCGGCGACCACGCCGGCAGCGCGGTCCTCGAGCAGCGCCGCCGCGAGACCATCCAGATGGCGGTCGACCTGCTCATCGACCTCGCGCGTCCCCACCTGCGTCCCGACGCCGACGAGACCGGCCTGCGGGTCAGTGTGCTGCTGGGCATCGGCGGCTTCGTCGAGACCGTCCTCGCCTGGCGCTCGGGCCTGGTCGAGGTCGACGCCGATGCCCTGGTCGAGCACCTCACCGCCGTCGGCGCCGCGCTCGCGCCCCGCTTCCTCCTCAGCTGA
- a CDS encoding PspC domain-containing protein, whose translation MSNYESYPAPHGPSAPRRLTRREQDKMVAGVCAGVAAHVGIDITVVRLLMVAATVFTGGAGILLYLAGWWLMPRG comes from the coding sequence ATGAGCAACTACGAGAGCTACCCCGCCCCCCACGGTCCGTCCGCGCCGCGCCGGCTGACCCGACGCGAGCAGGACAAGATGGTCGCCGGCGTGTGCGCCGGCGTCGCCGCGCACGTCGGCATCGACATCACCGTCGTTCGGCTGCTGATGGTCGCCGCCACGGTCTTCACCGGCGGCGCCGGCATCCTGCTCTACCTCGCCGGCTGGTGGCTGATGCCCCGCGGCTGA
- a CDS encoding adenylate/guanylate cyclase domain-containing protein, whose product MTASDDPAAPPDGGVVGGVVGGVVGALEEHLLGETPWLTQRQVAERAGVPLATANELWHLLGFAHVPDDEAAFTTADVRALQLTSDLIRLGILSQERQDGLVRTWGRSFARLADWQVALLASVAAEVGADPTEGLLAISDEALPRVQELQSYVWRRHLLSAGSRLLAERSAGPSATRAVCFVDIVGYTSRSRTLTDRELVSWLESFESTVLGLTVDRGGRIIKNIGDELLIVADSAEAMADIALELTRRGADPADPFPAVRAGIAYGEVVTRLGDVFGPVVNIAARLTSVARPNSVLVDLGTYAALTGRPDDEGDDADEHTGAYRFRRLRRISVKGYSRLKVWVLQATTPH is encoded by the coding sequence GTGACCGCATCCGACGACCCCGCCGCCCCGCCGGACGGCGGGGTCGTCGGCGGGGTCGTCGGCGGGGTCGTCGGCGCGCTCGAGGAGCACCTGCTCGGCGAGACGCCCTGGCTCACCCAGCGACAGGTGGCCGAGCGGGCCGGCGTACCGCTCGCGACCGCCAACGAGCTGTGGCACCTGCTGGGCTTCGCCCACGTGCCCGACGACGAGGCGGCGTTCACCACCGCGGACGTCCGGGCGCTGCAGCTGACCAGCGACCTGATCCGGCTCGGGATCCTCAGCCAGGAGCGACAGGACGGGCTGGTCCGGACCTGGGGCCGCAGCTTCGCCCGGCTCGCCGACTGGCAGGTCGCCCTGCTCGCCTCCGTGGCGGCCGAGGTCGGCGCCGACCCGACCGAGGGCCTGCTCGCGATCTCCGACGAGGCCCTGCCGCGAGTCCAGGAGCTGCAGAGCTACGTCTGGCGGCGCCACCTGCTCAGCGCCGGCTCCCGGCTGCTGGCCGAGCGGTCCGCCGGCCCGTCCGCCACCCGGGCGGTCTGCTTCGTCGACATCGTGGGCTACACCTCGCGCTCGCGCACCCTCACCGACCGCGAGCTGGTGAGCTGGCTGGAGTCCTTCGAGTCCACGGTGCTCGGCCTCACCGTCGACCGTGGCGGCCGGATCATCAAGAACATCGGCGACGAGCTGCTCATCGTCGCCGACTCCGCCGAGGCGATGGCCGACATCGCCCTCGAGCTCACCCGCCGGGGCGCCGATCCCGCGGACCCCTTCCCCGCCGTCCGCGCCGGCATCGCGTACGGCGAGGTGGTGACCCGCCTCGGCGATGTGTTCGGTCCCGTCGTCAACATCGCCGCGCGACTCACCTCCGTGGCCCGACCGAACTCCGTGCTCGTCGACCTCGGCACCTACGCGGCGCTCACCGGCCGCCCCGACGACGAGGGCGACGACGCCGACGAGCACACCGGCGCGTACCGGTTCCGCCGGCTGCGCCGCATCTCGGTCAAGGGCTACTCCCGGCTCAAGGTCTGGGTGCTCCAGGCCACGACGCCGCACTGA
- a CDS encoding ferritin-like domain-containing protein has translation MTSTTTSTTTSATTSAATSAATRTTFDFDRMLQTIKDKQWSLADIDWDAPGAETMTDELRAKMQPFMADLVWIEHVGARGFASLAKKAPTPTIQRIYEYFHAEEQKHANAELALMKRWGMLDADGNPPEPNINVKLAIKVLDDYGDTLPLTGLATLIPLLECALDGALVKFLLDEVTDPVCHEVFRHINSDEARHITVDFQVLELIGAGPLHKLLIESIALLQPQVVLGLIVVFTPLINKMRDNIVAMGLPEQKLYHAVRRFVTIGSRGAHTGRIPAYHVLKAQAAMVVDRTSPYHRLLADPMVKLTSFVPAKVLGRPQSWVDELTHEPVAS, from the coding sequence ATGACCAGCACGACCACGAGCACGACCACGTCCGCGACCACATCCGCGGCAACATCCGCGGCCACACGCACGACCTTCGACTTCGACCGGATGCTGCAGACCATCAAGGACAAGCAGTGGTCGCTGGCCGACATCGACTGGGACGCGCCCGGCGCCGAGACGATGACCGACGAGCTGCGCGCCAAGATGCAGCCCTTCATGGCCGACCTGGTGTGGATCGAGCACGTCGGCGCCCGGGGCTTCGCGTCGCTGGCGAAGAAGGCGCCCACGCCGACGATCCAGCGGATCTACGAGTACTTCCACGCCGAGGAGCAGAAGCACGCGAACGCCGAGCTGGCGCTGATGAAGCGCTGGGGCATGCTCGACGCCGACGGCAACCCGCCCGAGCCGAATATCAACGTCAAGCTCGCCATCAAGGTCCTCGACGACTACGGCGACACGCTGCCGCTGACCGGCCTGGCCACCCTGATCCCGCTGCTGGAGTGCGCGCTCGACGGGGCGCTGGTGAAGTTCCTGCTCGACGAGGTCACCGACCCGGTCTGCCACGAGGTCTTCCGGCACATCAACTCCGACGAGGCCCGGCACATCACCGTCGACTTCCAGGTGCTGGAGCTGATCGGCGCCGGCCCCCTGCACAAGCTGCTCATCGAGTCGATCGCGCTGCTGCAGCCACAGGTGGTGCTCGGCCTGATTGTCGTGTTCACGCCGCTGATCAACAAGATGCGCGACAACATCGTGGCGATGGGCCTGCCCGAGCAGAAGCTCTACCACGCCGTGAGGAGGTTCGTCACGATCGGCTCCCGCGGCGCGCACACCGGCCGGATCCCGGCGTACCACGTGCTCAAGGCGCAGGCCGCGATGGTGGTCGACCGCACCTCGCCGTACCACCGGCTGCTCGCGGACCCGATGGTGAAGCTGACCTCCTTCGTCCCCGCGAAGGTGCTCGGTCGTCCGCAGTCCTGGGTGGACGAGCTCACCCACGAGCCGGTGGCCTCGTGA
- a CDS encoding DUF5926 family protein, with product MAKKNRTKASAVTDTPAGEVGPRQPCPCGSGKRYKACHGAPGGGQVFVKRPFEGLASECDIVALRELVPAATATLTLQGEYADRVVKLCTLLPMAAPALVRDSGEVWLGLQVQHNFGDPARDLGAVLVEALAAEPGAGMVGLTAPPGPGPRLQDLVADAPLAVEVHEGFDYWVSDMEASSELAQALEQAEGAAAPTARLGEVAAAYWTRMGAKEHLRWVMPEPEDALLDALARLHVSGDDVIVPDARFVGMFRAHGLLTPVWDLPVGTGAEPLEAAATVFKAKLDDALADGADLTTEQRSARNGLANRQVTIR from the coding sequence ATGGCGAAGAAGAACCGCACCAAGGCCTCGGCCGTCACGGACACCCCCGCGGGCGAGGTCGGCCCCAGGCAACCCTGCCCGTGCGGCTCGGGCAAGCGCTACAAGGCCTGTCACGGCGCCCCCGGCGGCGGCCAGGTCTTCGTCAAGCGCCCCTTCGAGGGCCTCGCGTCCGAGTGCGACATCGTCGCGCTGCGCGAGCTGGTGCCCGCCGCGACCGCGACCCTCACCCTCCAGGGCGAGTACGCCGACCGCGTGGTCAAGCTCTGCACGCTGCTGCCGATGGCGGCGCCCGCCCTCGTCCGCGACAGCGGCGAGGTCTGGCTCGGCCTCCAGGTCCAGCACAACTTCGGCGACCCCGCCCGCGACCTCGGTGCGGTGCTGGTCGAGGCGCTGGCCGCCGAGCCCGGCGCCGGCATGGTCGGCCTGACCGCGCCGCCGGGCCCGGGCCCGCGGCTGCAGGACCTGGTCGCCGACGCGCCGCTCGCGGTCGAGGTGCACGAGGGGTTCGACTACTGGGTCTCCGACATGGAGGCCAGCTCGGAGCTCGCGCAGGCGCTGGAGCAGGCGGAGGGGGCCGCGGCGCCCACGGCCCGGCTGGGTGAGGTGGCGGCGGCGTACTGGACCCGGATGGGTGCCAAGGAGCACCTGCGCTGGGTGATGCCGGAGCCCGAAGACGCGCTGCTCGACGCGCTGGCCCGGCTGCACGTCTCCGGTGACGACGTGATCGTCCCGGACGCCCGCTTCGTCGGCATGTTCCGCGCCCACGGCCTCCTCACCCCCGTCTGGGACCTGCCGGTCGGCACCGGCGCCGAGCCGCTGGAGGCGGCCGCGACGGTGTTCAAGGCGAAGCTCGACGACGCCCTCGCGGACGGCGCCGACCTCACCACCGAGCAGCGCTCGGCCCGCAACGGGCTGGCGAACCGCCAGGTCACCATCCGCTGA
- a CDS encoding cyclic nucleotide-binding domain-containing protein: MATFFEHFSPQEIARISATGRRVKLPEGWSPIWEDTPADKAYIILDGTVSVRRDGAEIAQLGPGDIVGEAAIVGQRLRNATVVALTPLDTIHLTDDTLRELDAEWPAFHEALVEVAQSRIGDQG; this comes from the coding sequence ATGGCAACGTTCTTCGAGCACTTCTCACCCCAGGAGATCGCGCGGATCAGCGCGACGGGGCGCCGCGTGAAGCTCCCCGAGGGCTGGTCGCCGATCTGGGAGGACACTCCCGCCGACAAGGCGTACATCATCCTCGACGGCACCGTCTCGGTGCGTCGTGACGGCGCCGAGATCGCCCAGCTCGGCCCCGGCGACATCGTCGGCGAGGCCGCGATCGTCGGACAGCGACTGCGCAACGCCACCGTCGTGGCCCTCACCCCGCTGGACACCATCCACCTGACCGACGACACCCTGCGCGAGCTCGACGCCGAGTGGCCGGCGTTCCACGAGGCGCTGGTCGAGGTCGCCCAGTCGCGCATCGGCGACCAGGGCTGA